Below is a genomic region from Rhodohalobacter sp. 614A.
TTACAACCCCGACGGCTTCTTCCACAGGTTTGGTGATCAGGTTTTCAACTTCAACGGGGGCAGCACCTTCAAATTCGGTTCGGATGGTGAGAGTCGGATAACTCAATTCAGGAAGAAGATTCACATTCAGCCGGGAAAGAGAAACCATCCCGAACAGGAGCACTCCAACGGTGAACATCGCAATTGTGACTTTCCGGCGAATCGAAATATCGATGATTTTCATAATGGCTCCGCCTTACAGACTTTCGATAACGCTTACTTTTGAGCTGTCTTGCAGGCTTCCCTGCCCGATGGTAACCACCATTTCTCCGTCATCAAGGCCATTTATTACTTCTACATTTGAGCCGTTGGTATACCCGGTTTGAATTTCTTTTTTGAAGGCGAGAGAATCTTTAATCACGTAAACACTTTGTGCAAGGTCTTCCGAGATAACAGCCGATTTTGGAATCATACGCGTGTTTTCTCGGGTATCGTACACAATTTTTACACGACCAAACATTCCGGGACGGAGCATGTCTTTCGTTTCATCCACGTAGATTGTGACTTTGAATGTTCCGGTTTCAGAATCCACCACCGGGCTGATACGCTCCACATGGCCAATAAACATTTCATTTGGAAGAGCGTCCACGCGAAGTTCAGCGCGTTGGTTATTTCTGATTTTCGACATCTCATGTTCGGGGATGTGAAGAATGGCCTGAAGCGGAGTAAAATCCGTTACCCGATACATGGGTTGATCCGTGCCGATCATATTTCCTGCTTTCACATGCCGGCGCGAAATCACACCACTTATAGGTGATCTTACAGAAGTATATTCCAGGTTGAGTTGAGCCAGATCATATGTCGCTTTTTGAGACTCGTACTCAAATTGTGAATTCTGAAAAGTTTCCGCTGCGATCAATTCACGATCAAAAAGCTCTTTATTTCGTTGATAGTCATTATATAATCTGTCGAGAGTAGCTTTTGCCCGGTCGGCTTCAATCTGGTATTGGTCATCTTCAATTTTGGCAATGACCTGCCCGGCCTGAACCATGTCGCCTTCTTCAACATAAATTTCTTCGATAATTCCACGGACTTTTGAAACGACGGTTGCTTCCTGCTCGGCTTCGAGTGTCGCCGTGTTTGAATAGTAAGCAGAAATATTCCCCCGGCTAACACTGCTGACTTCGACCGGAATAATTGGGGTGTCGTCTTCACTGTTTTCACTCATTTCTTCGCCGCCGCAGGCTTGAAGAGTAAACAGAATGACTACCGAAGACAAAAGTAGCTTGAGAGATGTAAAAGATTTCATGAGCTTAAGACCGTTTGATTAGTACCAACGGTTTGCTCTACGTGTGGTCAAAAAAAAATGTTACGGAGCGAGATTGAGAAATTCTTACTGCTGCTCACCCAAAAGGAACATATCACCGGTAGGTTGTGGAACGCCGCCTTTGGGTTCAAGCGTAACAGCAAATACATTGGATTGCGGCGATGGCTGTTCATTTAACTGTTCAACCCGGAAAAACAGATCGGTAGATGGTTCCTCAAAATTAAACACTCCCGCCGGAATTGGATTCTCTCCCTCTTTAATCAACCATAATTGATAGTCCTTATCTTCGGGCGGGGCGGGAAGATTGGCCAGTTGCAATACGGCTTCACCTTTTTCGGGATCCCAAAGAATTTTTCCATATCCGTCAGGGCTGGGTTCCTGGCCGTTCATATTAACTAACGTCACCTGGCGACCGGAAAGAACCGTCAGCAGTTGCTCTTGTCGGTCGAGTTGGCTTTCAAGTTCTGTTATTTGAGCCTGCTGATTTTCTATCGTTTCATTCAGATCCATTGTGAGATAACCAAAGACCAACGATGCAATTAATAAGATGGCGGCCGCAACTTTGTACCCCCAAATCGGGATGATATTGTTGGGTTGGGTTGATTCTGCTTCAGGTTCTTCCCCAACCGAAGAAATTGAATTCATGATGTTTTTCTCAACCTGCGGCGAGGGTGTCATTGGGTCCACAGCCAGGGCCAATTCATCACGAATCTCCATCATCTCCTCAAAAAGCTGAATCTGCTCGGGATCAGCATCGCGCAGCATTTTTTCAAACTGACGATTTTCTTCATCAGAAAGCGAATCCAGCACATAGCCTGCGCAAAGAGATTCAAAATCGTTATGTTCTTCTTCGTTTGTCATTATTTATTGTCGGGTACAAGCATGTCTCGCAGTTTAATCATTCCCTGGCGCATTCTGTATTTAACCGTTCCAAGAGGAATATCCAGCTTTTCGGATATTTCTGATTGACTCATTCCATTGAAATAGGCAACGTACAGTACTTTCCGTTCTTTTTTACTGAGTTGATTTAGTGCCCGGCGAACCATTTCAGCCCGTTCAGACAGTTCAAGATCTTCATGCGGATTATTGAATTCACCTTCAAGCGTGATCGAAAAATCAGCGTTGTTAACCAAATGGTCTTCCTTTTCCGAATCTTTAAAAGCCCGTGAGCGGGTTCTGTCGATAGCTTTATTGCGTGCCATGGTTACTAAAAAGGTATAAACCCTTCCTCTGGATTCATCAAATTGACCGGCTTTTTCCCAAGCTTGAGTAAAGACTTCCTGCAAGCAGTCTTCGGCTTCCTCCCTGTTTTTCAAAATAGATACAATCAACCCGAAAAGAAGATTCTTGTACTTATTATATAAAAGCTTCATTGCCGCTGTATCCCCGTTTTGGATGCGATACATCCATTCCCGTTCCTTTTCGGAATGTTTTGCAAAAGCGATAAAGGTTACAAGCCAGTAGACTATCACTTGCTTTTAACTATACGTAATGTTGATTGTCCCCGGATGGGAATTATTGCAGTTGTTAAGTCTAAACATAATACAGGTTTAATTCTCTCCCAAATGATAAATGTTTGTTTTAGGGAGAAATGAAACTGTTCTGAATGCGAGAACCAATTTCTTTTTCTATTTCGATGTAATGGGTGAAGGTGTTATTTTCAAATCAAACAACTGATGAACTCTTAATTGCTTGATGAATGTCTGAACAACAAGGATACGGTTTACTAAAAGGGAAGAAAGGAATTATTTTTGGCGCACTGGATGAGCGTAGTATTGCATGGAGAATTGCTTTGGCCTGTAAACGCGAAGGGGCCGATTTTGTACTGTCGAATGCGCCTATTGCTCTTCGGCTCGGTGTACTAGATGCCCTGGCTGAAGAAACCAACTCAAAAATTCTGCCTTGCGATGTGAGCAAAGAGGATGAAGTAGAAGCGCTGATGGAAGATACGAAAGAAGAGCTGGGAAGTATTGACTTTATTCTGCACGCTATCGGAATGTCACCAAATGTTCGCAAGAAAAAAGAGTACAGCGATCTGAATTATGCGTGGTTCAATCAAACGCTGGATATCTCGGCGATTTCGCTTCATAAAGTGCTTCATTTTGCTGAAAAGACAGATATTCTGAATGACGGCGCCAGTGTTGTGGCTCTTTCCTACATCGGTGCGCAACGCATTTTTTCAAAATATTCTGATATGAATGATGCCAAGGCACTTCTGGAAAGCATCGCAAGAAATTATGGAAGCCGGCTGGCGAAAAGAGGAATTCGTGTGAATACCGTTTCACAGGCACCGACTAAAACCTCTGCGGGAACAGGAATTAAAGGATTTGACGGCATGTATACCTTTGCCGATAAAATTGCACCGCTTGGAAATCCCAGTGCGGATGAATGTGCCGATTACTGCATCACACTCTTCTCCGACCTGACCCGAAAAGTAACGATGCAAAATCTCTATCACGATGGTGGATTTGCAACCTCGGGAATTTCCGAAGAGATGATAGAAGGGCTGGCGAAGCTTTACGCAGAAGACGAAAATGAATGATGAATATTGAACAAGGATTTTAGAATTTAGAAGTAAATAGACCTTTCGTTATTCGTCATTCCTTGTTCAGTATTCGATATTCCAAACTTTATGTCCAAGAAGATTCTCGGTATCGACCCAGGTTCCCGCACTACGGGGTATGCTGTCCTCGTTCGGGAGAATACTTCTTATTCTGTTGAGGCGTGCGATGTGCTTCGAATGAAGAAAATGGATAATCATAACGATCGTCTCCAGTTTATTTTTGATGAAGTAACCCGGCTGATTAAAGAGTTTAAACCGGATGAATGTGCAGTAGAAACACCGGTTTACGGTGTTGATCCTCTCGCAATGCTAAAACTTGGCCGGGCACAGGCGGCAGCGATTTTAGCCATTACCAATCAGGGACTGCATGTTGCCGAGTACTATCCTAAAATGGTGAAGAAATCAATTACCGGAAACGGGAATGCCAGCAAACAACAGGTGGCATTTATGCTGGATAAACTACTGAAAATGCCTGAAGGTAAATTGTCGAAGGATGCGACGGATGCCCTGTCTGTTGCCTGGTGCCATTTTACTCATGCAGATGTGAATTCATCTCAAACCGGATCAAAAAAAATGCATCAAAACAACAGCAAATCGAGCTGGGCAAAGTTTGTAGAAGACAATCCGGATCGGGTAAAGAAGTAAGAAGTTTCTCTTCAAAGGGATGAGAAACGCCGATATTTTAAGTATCAAACCAAATAACCAAGGACATAATGATTGCGTATCTAAACGGCACTCTTCAACAGAAAACAGAAGATGAGTGTATCATCGATGTAAATGGAGTGGGATACCGCGTAGAGATATCCACCCAAACGTTAGAAACGCTGCCGGATACCGGAGATAAACTGAAGCTTCTGATTTATCACCATATTACGGATAATGATCAGCGGCTTTTTGGGTTTGCATCAAGTAAAGAGAAGAATCTTTTTGAGAGATTGATAACTGTGAAGGGAATTGGCCCGAAGCTTGGTCTGACAATTTTATCCGGAATGCCGGCACCGGCGCTAATGGAATCGATTGTGACGCAGGATGTTAAGTCGCTTTCAACCATTTCGGGAATCGGGAAGAAAACAGCTGAGAGAATGGTACTGGAATTGAAAGACAAGCTGTTTGATGAATCTCAGCCGTCCGTTATCTCCGGTTCAACAGAAAGCCGGAGTAAGCGCGAAGAAGCAACCTCAGCCTTGGAGGCCCTTGG
It encodes:
- the ruvC gene encoding crossover junction endodeoxyribonuclease RuvC; translated protein: MSKKILGIDPGSRTTGYAVLVRENTSYSVEACDVLRMKKMDNHNDRLQFIFDEVTRLIKEFKPDECAVETPVYGVDPLAMLKLGRAQAAAILAITNQGLHVAEYYPKMVKKSITGNGNASKQQVAFMLDKLLKMPEGKLSKDATDALSVAWCHFTHADVNSSQTGSKKMHQNNSKSSWAKFVEDNPDRVKK
- the ruvA gene encoding Holliday junction branch migration protein RuvA, producing the protein MIAYLNGTLQQKTEDECIIDVNGVGYRVEISTQTLETLPDTGDKLKLLIYHHITDNDQRLFGFASSKEKNLFERLITVKGIGPKLGLTILSGMPAPALMESIVTQDVKSLSTISGIGKKTAERMVLELKDKLFDESQPSVISGSTESRSKREEATSALEALGFSKTQATQTVNQIAGKNPKATVSEIVKEALAKLK
- a CDS encoding anti-sigma factor, whose translation is MTNEEEHNDFESLCAGYVLDSLSDEENRQFEKMLRDADPEQIQLFEEMMEIRDELALAVDPMTPSPQVEKNIMNSISSVGEEPEAESTQPNNIIPIWGYKVAAAILLIASLVFGYLTMDLNETIENQQAQITELESQLDRQEQLLTVLSGRQVTLVNMNGQEPSPDGYGKILWDPEKGEAVLQLANLPAPPEDKDYQLWLIKEGENPIPAGVFNFEEPSTDLFFRVEQLNEQPSPQSNVFAVTLEPKGGVPQPTGDMFLLGEQQ
- a CDS encoding efflux RND transporter periplasmic adaptor subunit; this translates as MKSFTSLKLLLSSVVILFTLQACGGEEMSENSEDDTPIIPVEVSSVSRGNISAYYSNTATLEAEQEATVVSKVRGIIEEIYVEEGDMVQAGQVIAKIEDDQYQIEADRAKATLDRLYNDYQRNKELFDRELIAAETFQNSQFEYESQKATYDLAQLNLEYTSVRSPISGVISRRHVKAGNMIGTDQPMYRVTDFTPLQAILHIPEHEMSKIRNNQRAELRVDALPNEMFIGHVERISPVVDSETGTFKVTIYVDETKDMLRPGMFGRVKIVYDTRENTRMIPKSAVISEDLAQSVYVIKDSLAFKKEIQTGYTNGSNVEVINGLDDGEMVVTIGQGSLQDSSKVSVIESL
- a CDS encoding sigma-70 family RNA polymerase sigma factor, which encodes MIVYWLVTFIAFAKHSEKEREWMYRIQNGDTAAMKLLYNKYKNLLFGLIVSILKNREEAEDCLQEVFTQAWEKAGQFDESRGRVYTFLVTMARNKAIDRTRSRAFKDSEKEDHLVNNADFSITLEGEFNNPHEDLELSERAEMVRRALNQLSKKERKVLYVAYFNGMSQSEISEKLDIPLGTVKYRMRQGMIKLRDMLVPDNK
- a CDS encoding enoyl-ACP reductase FabI, translated to MSEQQGYGLLKGKKGIIFGALDERSIAWRIALACKREGADFVLSNAPIALRLGVLDALAEETNSKILPCDVSKEDEVEALMEDTKEELGSIDFILHAIGMSPNVRKKKEYSDLNYAWFNQTLDISAISLHKVLHFAEKTDILNDGASVVALSYIGAQRIFSKYSDMNDAKALLESIARNYGSRLAKRGIRVNTVSQAPTKTSAGTGIKGFDGMYTFADKIAPLGNPSADECADYCITLFSDLTRKVTMQNLYHDGGFATSGISEEMIEGLAKLYAEDENE